A stretch of the Neodiprion lecontei isolate iyNeoLeco1 chromosome 4, iyNeoLeco1.1, whole genome shotgun sequence genome encodes the following:
- the LOC107224035 gene encoding NADPH--cytochrome P450 reductase isoform X1, with translation MGDSPVFENGEGSEVVVEPLFSTFDIVLLGALLLAAVWWYMRSNRQDVEETLTTKSYSIQPTSFATAPPAENSFIKKLQASGRSLVVFYGSQTGTGEEFAGRIAKEGIRYQLKGMVADPEECEMEELVNLKNISNSLAVFCMATYGEGDPTDNAMEFVNWLKNGDDDLTGLNYAVFGLGNKTYEHYNEVAIYIDHRLEQLGATRVFELGLGDDDANIEDDFITWKDKFWPAVCKHFDIVATGEDVSIRQYKLTEHIELKPERIYTGEIARLHSFQNQRPPFDAKNPYLAPVKVNRELHGPKSERSCMHIEFDIEGSKMRYEAGDHLAVYPVNDSNLVEKIGEKCGVDLDTIITLTNTDEESSKKHPFPCPCTYRTALTHYLDITSNPRTHVIKELADYASDPADKEKLKLMASTSAEGKALFNQWVIQDNRNIVHILEDIPSLKPALDHLCELLPRLQCRYYSISSSPKFHPTTVHITAVVVEYKTSTGRLNKGVTTTWLKQKHPSDPPALVPIFVRKSQFRLPTRPSTPIIMIGPGTGLAPFRGFIQERDHARKEGKEVGDTILYFGCRRREEDYLYQDELDEYVKSGTLKLHVAFSREQAQKEYVTHLLERNKEELWNVIGENNGHIYICGDARNMARDVHNILIKVVMEKGKMTEMEATAYIKKMDTQKRYSSDVWS, from the exons ATGGGGGATTCGCCAGTATTCGAAAATGGAGAGGGAAGCGAAGTAGTTGTCGAGCCCTTGTTTAGCACCTTCGACATCGTGCTCCTGGGTGCCCTTCTACTGGCAGCCGTTTGGTGGTACATGCGATCCAACAGGCAGGATGTCGAGGAGACGTTGACAACGAAGTCATACTCGATTCA ACCGACGTCTTTCGCTACCGCGCCACCAGccgaaaattcatttatcaaaAAACTGCAGGCTTCGGGACGAAGTCTTGTCGTATTTTACGGAAGTCAGACCGGAACTGGAGAAGAATTTGCGGGTCGTATCGCCAAAGAGGGGATACGCTACCAGCTAAAAGGGATGGTCGCCGACCCGGAGGAATGCGAAATG GAAGAGTTGGTCAATCTTAAGAATATCTCCAACAGCCTTGCGGTATTCTGCATGGCAACTTACGGAGAGGGTGATCCAACCGATAACGCCATGGAGTTCGTCAATtggctgaaaaatggcgacgaTGACCTCACCGGTCTCAATTACGCG GTATTTGGCCTTGGAAACAAGACTTATGAGCATTACAACGAGGTAGCTATATACATTGATCACAGACTAGAGCAGCTTGGAGCTACTCGGGTCTTTGAACTCGGTCTGGGAGACGACGATGCTAA TATTGAAGACGACTTTATAACATGGAAGGACAAGTTCTGGCCAGCCGTTTGCAAACACTTTGACATCGTTGCCACAGGCGAAGATGTTAGTATTCGTCAATACAAGCTAACTGAACACATAGAGTTGAAACCTGAGCGTATTTACACCGGTGAGATCGCCCGTCTCCACTCCTTCCAAAACCAAAGGCC GCCATTTGACGCAAAGAATCCATACTTGGCACCGGTGAAAGTAAACAGAGAATTACATGGACCGAAATCGGAACGTTCTTGCATGCACATAGAGTTTGATATCGAAGGATCCAAGATGCGCTACGAGGCTGGAGATCATTTAGCCGTTTATCCCGTAAATGATTCGAATCTGGTTGAAAAAATCGGCGAGAAATGCGGCGTTGACCTGGACACTATCATAACTCTGACAAATACGGACG AGGAGTCAAGCAAGAAGCATCCCTTCCCTTGTCCCTGTACATATCGCACTGCTCTTACTCATTATTTGGACATAACAAGTAATCCTAGAACTCACGTAATCAAAGAACTGGCTGATTATGCTAGTGACCCGGCGGACAAAGAGAAACTGAAGCTGATGGCATCTACTAGCGCAGAAGGGAAAGCACTCTTCAATCAATGGGTTATTCAAGACAATAGAAACATTGTTCATATATTGGAAGATATTCCAAGCCTGAAACCAGCACTAGATCATCTCTGCGAATTGCTGCCTCGACTCCAGTGTCGTTACTATTCTATTTCTTCTTCACCCAAG TTCCATCCAACGACTGTTCATATCACAGCCGTTGTGGTAGAGTACAAGACATCTACTGGACGATTGAACAAAGGTGTAACGACCACTTGGTTAAAGCAAAAACATCCGTCAGATCCGCCAGCTCTTGTTCCAATTTTCGTCCGTAAATCACAGTTCAGGCTTCCAACTCGACCGTCTACTCCAATCATAATGATTGGTCCTGGAACGGGATTAGCACCATTCCGTGGTTTCATACAGGAACGGGATCACGCCAGAAAAGAAG GCAAAGAGGTTGGGGACACGATTCTATACTTTGGATGCCGCAGACGCGAGGAGGATTACCTTTACCAGGACGAATTGGACGAGTACGTCAAGAGCGGGACTCTAAAATTACACGTCGCTTTCAGCCGAGAGCAAGCGCAGAAAGAGTACGTCACGCATCTGCTGGAGCGAAACAAGGAGGAATTGTGGAATGTCATCGGTGAAAATAATGGCCATATCTACATATGCGG TGACGCACGTAACATGGCTCGTGACGTACACAACATTCTTATCAAAGTTGTGATGGAGAAAGGGAAGATGACTGAAATGGAAGCGACCGCGTACATCAAGAAGATGGACACGCAAAAGCGTTACTCAAGCGACGTATGGAGTTGA
- the LOC107224035 gene encoding NADPH--cytochrome P450 reductase isoform X2, with protein sequence MDLPTADASQPKAIRMGDSPVFENGEGSEVVVEPLFSTFDIVLLGALLLAAVWWYMRSNRQDVEETLTTKSYSIQPTSFATAPPAENSFIKKLQASGRSLVVFYGSQTGTGEEFAGRIAKEGIRYQLKGMVADPEECEMEELVNLKNISNSLAVFCMATYGEGDPTDNAMEFVNWLKNGDDDLTGLNYAVFGLGNKTYEHYNEVAIYIDHRLEQLGATRVFELGLGDDDANIEDDFITWKDKFWPAVCKHFDIVATGEDVSIRQYKLTEHIELKPERIYTGEIARLHSFQNQRPPFDAKNPYLAPVKVNRELHGPKSERSCMHIEFDIEGSKMRYEAGDHLAVYPVNDSNLVEKIGEKCGVDLDTIITLTNTDEESSKKHPFPCPCTYRTALTHYLDITSNPRTHVIKELADYASDPADKEKLKLMASTSAEGKALFNQWVIQDNRNIVHILEDIPSLKPALDHLCELLPRLQCRYYSISSSPKFHPTTVHITAVVVEYKTSTGRLNKGVTTTWLKQKHPSDPPALVPIFVRKSQFRLPTRPSTPIIMIGPGTGLAPFRGFIQERDHARKEGKEVGDTILYFGCRRREEDYLYQDELDEYVKSGTLKLHVAFSREQAQKEYVTHLLERNKEELWNVIGENNGHIYICGDARNMARDVHNILIKVVMEKGKMTEMEATAYIKKMDTQKRYSSDVWS encoded by the exons ACTGCCGACGCCTCTCAGCCAAAAGCAATCAGGATGGGGGATTCGCCAGTATTCGAAAATGGAGAGGGAAGCGAAGTAGTTGTCGAGCCCTTGTTTAGCACCTTCGACATCGTGCTCCTGGGTGCCCTTCTACTGGCAGCCGTTTGGTGGTACATGCGATCCAACAGGCAGGATGTCGAGGAGACGTTGACAACGAAGTCATACTCGATTCA ACCGACGTCTTTCGCTACCGCGCCACCAGccgaaaattcatttatcaaaAAACTGCAGGCTTCGGGACGAAGTCTTGTCGTATTTTACGGAAGTCAGACCGGAACTGGAGAAGAATTTGCGGGTCGTATCGCCAAAGAGGGGATACGCTACCAGCTAAAAGGGATGGTCGCCGACCCGGAGGAATGCGAAATG GAAGAGTTGGTCAATCTTAAGAATATCTCCAACAGCCTTGCGGTATTCTGCATGGCAACTTACGGAGAGGGTGATCCAACCGATAACGCCATGGAGTTCGTCAATtggctgaaaaatggcgacgaTGACCTCACCGGTCTCAATTACGCG GTATTTGGCCTTGGAAACAAGACTTATGAGCATTACAACGAGGTAGCTATATACATTGATCACAGACTAGAGCAGCTTGGAGCTACTCGGGTCTTTGAACTCGGTCTGGGAGACGACGATGCTAA TATTGAAGACGACTTTATAACATGGAAGGACAAGTTCTGGCCAGCCGTTTGCAAACACTTTGACATCGTTGCCACAGGCGAAGATGTTAGTATTCGTCAATACAAGCTAACTGAACACATAGAGTTGAAACCTGAGCGTATTTACACCGGTGAGATCGCCCGTCTCCACTCCTTCCAAAACCAAAGGCC GCCATTTGACGCAAAGAATCCATACTTGGCACCGGTGAAAGTAAACAGAGAATTACATGGACCGAAATCGGAACGTTCTTGCATGCACATAGAGTTTGATATCGAAGGATCCAAGATGCGCTACGAGGCTGGAGATCATTTAGCCGTTTATCCCGTAAATGATTCGAATCTGGTTGAAAAAATCGGCGAGAAATGCGGCGTTGACCTGGACACTATCATAACTCTGACAAATACGGACG AGGAGTCAAGCAAGAAGCATCCCTTCCCTTGTCCCTGTACATATCGCACTGCTCTTACTCATTATTTGGACATAACAAGTAATCCTAGAACTCACGTAATCAAAGAACTGGCTGATTATGCTAGTGACCCGGCGGACAAAGAGAAACTGAAGCTGATGGCATCTACTAGCGCAGAAGGGAAAGCACTCTTCAATCAATGGGTTATTCAAGACAATAGAAACATTGTTCATATATTGGAAGATATTCCAAGCCTGAAACCAGCACTAGATCATCTCTGCGAATTGCTGCCTCGACTCCAGTGTCGTTACTATTCTATTTCTTCTTCACCCAAG TTCCATCCAACGACTGTTCATATCACAGCCGTTGTGGTAGAGTACAAGACATCTACTGGACGATTGAACAAAGGTGTAACGACCACTTGGTTAAAGCAAAAACATCCGTCAGATCCGCCAGCTCTTGTTCCAATTTTCGTCCGTAAATCACAGTTCAGGCTTCCAACTCGACCGTCTACTCCAATCATAATGATTGGTCCTGGAACGGGATTAGCACCATTCCGTGGTTTCATACAGGAACGGGATCACGCCAGAAAAGAAG GCAAAGAGGTTGGGGACACGATTCTATACTTTGGATGCCGCAGACGCGAGGAGGATTACCTTTACCAGGACGAATTGGACGAGTACGTCAAGAGCGGGACTCTAAAATTACACGTCGCTTTCAGCCGAGAGCAAGCGCAGAAAGAGTACGTCACGCATCTGCTGGAGCGAAACAAGGAGGAATTGTGGAATGTCATCGGTGAAAATAATGGCCATATCTACATATGCGG TGACGCACGTAACATGGCTCGTGACGTACACAACATTCTTATCAAAGTTGTGATGGAGAAAGGGAAGATGACTGAAATGGAAGCGACCGCGTACATCAAGAAGATGGACACGCAAAAGCGTTACTCAAGCGACGTATGGAGTTGA